Proteins encoded together in one Hevea brasiliensis isolate MT/VB/25A 57/8 chromosome 16, ASM3005281v1, whole genome shotgun sequence window:
- the LOC110670987 gene encoding uncharacterized protein LOC110670987, translated as MSSYAKFLKEILSKKRKLEDYETIALTEECGAILQIKLLPKLKDPRSFSIPYLISNMNLNKALCDLNANDAQISIILGRPFLATTRAIIDVKKGQLTLKVRDEEVEFNLFRAMKHKSNTNECLRVDNIDKLVKEEFHKRYPKDPLEACIVHSNTIDDENKEIEAYIQSFKASPPLPLAQAL; from the exons ATGTCATCGTATGCAAAGTTCTTAAAGGAAATCCTCTCAAAGAAGAGAAAGCTGGAGGATTATGAGACTATTGCTTTGACAGAGGAATGCGGTGCCATTTTACAAATCAAGTTGCTTCCAAAACTCAAGGACCCTAGAAGCTTCTCGATACCTTATCTTATTAGCAACATGAATTTAAACAAGGCCCTTTGTGATCTAAATGCAA ATGATGCTCAAATTTCCATCATACTAGGAAGGCCTTTCTTAGCAACTACTAGAGCTATTATAGATGTTAAGAAAGGGCAGTTAACTCTCAAAGTAAGAGATGAGGAAGTAGAATTCAATCTATTTAGAGCAATGAAACATAAGTCAAACACGAATGAGTGCTTAAGAGTTGACAATATTGATAAGCTAGTTAAAGAGGAATTCCATAAGAgatatcctaaagatcctctcgAAGCATGCATAGTGCACAGCAACACCATAGATGATGAAAACAAAGAGATTGAAGCTTATATACAATCTTTTAAAGCTAGCCCACCTCTACCCTTAGCTCAAGCACTATAA